A window of the Alnus glutinosa chromosome 4, dhAlnGlut1.1, whole genome shotgun sequence genome harbors these coding sequences:
- the LOC133865819 gene encoding alpha-xylosidase 1, whose amino-acid sequence MVTSLTLASLLLVLLLCTAGANSSSSSSTPPTKIGNGYRLISLGEIPGGGLVGHLIVNQKNNIYGPDLPHLQLFVKHETEDRLRVHITDAETQRWEVPYNLLPREQPPRLQKTIGRKGKNSVTVSEYSGSELIFSCIADPFGFAVRRKSNGETLFNSSADGSDPFGSLVFKDQYLEISTKLPKDASLYGLGENTQPHGIKLYPNDPYTLYTTDVSAITLNTDLYGSHPVYMDLRNNGGQPSAHAVLLLNSNGMDVFYRGTSLTYKVIGGVFDFYFFPGPTPLGVVDQYTSFIGRPAPMPYWSLGFHQCRWGYHNLSVVEDVVENYKKAQIPLDVIWNDDDHMDGKKDFTLNPNNYPRPKLLAFLDKIHSIGMKYIVIIDPGIAVNSSYGVYQRGIANDVFIKYAGEPYLAQVWPGAVNFPDFLNPKTVSWWGDEIRRFHELVPVDGLWIDMNEVSNFCTGLCKIPKGKQCPTGTGPGWICCLDCKNITETRWDDPPYKINASGLQVPIGYKTIATSAVHYNGVLEYDAHSLYGFSQTVATNKALQGLEGKRPFILSRSTYVGSGKYAAHWTGDNQGTWENLRYSISTMLNFGIFGVPMVGSDICGFYPQPTEELCNRWIEVGAFYPFSRDHANYYSPRQELYQWQSVAESARNALGMRYKLLPYLYTLSYEAHISGAPIARPLFFSFPSYSECYGLSTQFLLGSSLMVSPVLEQGKSEVQALFPPGTWYSLFDMTQTIASKEGSYVTLDAPLHVVNVHLYQNTILPMQQGGLISKEARMTPFSLIVTFPAGATEGAAKGNIFLDEDELPEMKLGNGYSTYVDFYATLTKGTVKVWSQVQESKYALGKGWYIGKIAVLGLDGSGGASALEIDGNPVTGASNIELTATEQKFLGELEDGDDKKKSVMVEVSGLSLAVGKNFAISWKMGTKG is encoded by the exons ATGGTAACTTCTCTTACTCTCGCTTCTCTTCTTCTAGTTCTGCTCCTATGCACCGCCGGAGCAAactcatcctcctcctcctccaccccTCCTACCAAGATTGGCAATGGCTACCGTCTGATCTCCCTCGGAGAGATCCCTGGTGGGGGTCTTGTGGGCCATCTCATAGTCAACCAGAAGAACAATATCTACGGCCCTGATCTCCCTCACTTGCAGCTCTTTGTCAA GCATGAGACTGAGGATCGTTTGAGGGTCCATATCACCGACGCGGAGACGCAGAGGTGGGAGGTACCGTACAATCTCTTGCCCAGAGAGCAACCTCCAAGGTTGCAGAAGACCATTgggagaaaaggaaagaactcaGTAACGGTGTCAGAGTACTCTGGCTCGGAGCTCATCTTCAGCTGCATCGCTGACCCATTTGGGTTCGCAGTGAGGAGGAAATCAAACGGGGAAACCCTGTTCAACTCAAGCGCGGATGGGTCTGATCCATTTGGTAGTTTGGTTTTCAAGGACCAGTACCTGGAGATTTCCACCAAGTTACCCAAAGACGCGTCTTTGTACGGCCTCGGAGAGAACACCCAACCGCACGGAATCAAACTGTATCCCAATGATCCTTACACTTTGTACACCACTGATGTTTCGGCCATCACTCTTAACACTGATCTGTATGGTTCCCACCCGGTTTACATGGACCTTAGGAACAATGGTGGGCAGCCTTCTGCGCACGCGGTTTTGTTGCTCAACAGCAATGGGATGGACGTGTTCTACCGTGGGACTTCTTTGACGTACAAGGTTATTGGAGGTGTCTTTGATTTTTACTTCTTTCCTGGTCCTACACCTTTGGGTGTGGTTGATCAGTACACTTCCTTCATTGGCCGGCCAGCTCCAATGCCTTACTGGTCTCTGG GATTCCACCAATGCAGGTGGGGTTACCATAACCTATCTGTAGTTGAAGATGTTGTTGAAAACTACAAAAAGGCTCAAATCCCTCTTGATGTGATATGGAATGATGATGATCACATGGATGGAAAAAAGGACTTCACCCTCAACCCCAACAACTACCCTCGTCCAAAGCTTTTAGCATTCCTAGACAAAATACATAGCATTGGTATGAAATACATTGTCATTATTGACCCTGGAATTGCTGTTAATTCCAGTTATGGCGTGTATCAAAGGGGCATTGCCAATGATGTTTTCATCAAGTATGCGGGTGAACCCTACTTAGCTCAAGTTTGGCCAGGAGCTGTAAACTTCCCTGACTTCCTTAACCCAAAAACCGTTTCATGGTGGGGTGATGAAATCCGACGTTTTCATGAACTTGTCCCTGTTGATGGTCTATGGATTGACATGAATGAAGTTTCAAATTTCTGCACTGGCTTGTGCAAAATCCCAAAGGGCAAGCAGTGCCCAACTGGTACCGGACCTGGTTGGATATGCTGCTTGGACTGCAAGAACATTACGGAGACAAGATGGGATGATCCACCTTACAAGATAAATGCTTCAGGTTTGCAGGTGCCAATAGGGTATAAAACCATAGCCACTAGTGCAGTTCACTACAATGGTGTTTTGGAGTATGATGCTCACAGTCTCTATGGTTTCTCTCAAACCGTTGCAACTAATAAAGCCCTTCAAGGACTTGAGGGCAAGAGACCATTCATACTATCTCGCTCCACTTATGTTGGTTCGGGCAAATATGCTGCCCATTGGACAGGTGATAATCAAGGCACTTGGGAGAATTTGAGGTACTCAATTTCCACTATGCTCAACTTTGGTATCTTTGGGGTGCCAATGGTTGGTTCAGATATATGCGGGTTCTATCCACAACCTACAGAAGAACTTTGCAACCGCTGGATTGAAGTTGGTGCTTTCTATCCCTTCTCAAGGGATCATGCAAACTACTATTCCCCAAGACAGGAGCTTTATCAATGGCAGTCAGTTGCTGAGTCTGCTCGAAATGCTCTGGGTATGAGGTATAAGCTCCTGCCTTACCTGTACACCTTGAGCTACGAGGCTCATATCAGTGGAGCCCCAATTGCCAGGCcacttttcttctccttcccaAGTTACAGCGAGTGTTATGGGCTGAGCACCCAGTTCTTGCTAGGGAGCAGTCTCATGGTATCGCCAGTTCTTGAGCAAGGAAAGTCAGAGGTTCAAGCACTGTTTCCCCCCGGTACTTGGTACAGTTTGTTTGATATGACACAAACCATTGCATCAAAAGAGGGGAGCTATGTCACACTGGATGCACCTTTGCACGTGGTTAATGTGCATTTGTATCAGAATACCATTCTACCAATGCAGCAGGGTGGACTGATTTCAAAGGAAGCTAGAATGACACCTTTCAGCCTGATCGTGACATTCCCGGCCGGAGCCACTGAAGGAGCAGCCAAAGGGAACATTTTCCTTGATGAAGATGAGCTGCCTGAAATGAAACTTGGAAATGGGTACTCCACCTATGTTGATTTTTATGCAACCCTTACTAAGGGAACTGTGAAGGTCTGGTCACAGGTCCAGGAGAGCAAGTATGCTTTAGGTAAGGGTTGGTATATTGGAAAGATTGCGGTGCTGGGATTGGATGGAAGTGGAGGGGCATCTGCACTTGAGATTGATGGAAACCCGGTGACAGGTGCTTCAAACATAGAGCTGACCGCAACAGAGCAGAAGTTCCTCGGGGAGCTGGAAGATGGAGATGATAAGAAGAAGAGTGTGATGGTAGAGGTTAGTGGTTTGTCACTCGCTGTAGGAAAGAACTTCGCCATTTCCTGGAAAATGGGGACGAAAGGCTGA
- the LOC133866498 gene encoding ethylene-responsive transcription factor ERF118-like: protein MSEPQKRPANLNNICKKTKKPTGPVVESKTMRKVRVICSDPYATDSSSSENESERSDRRPKKLKRFVREITLPLLVEKQAPKPLETESSSQDSNVEARDPEKKRVLAKTPSMGNRRPSSSKYRGVRQRKWGKWAAEIRDPFKGARIWLGTYNTPEEASAVYERKRLEFEAALAAISDAAPEKSNNASSSSAAISKSKSHHLGSSDDSESVLSHTSPASVLELETSASNTNAILTDAVKEEGVDTNAEIDLASLQIPEDFGLFGDVPFEQELSFVPEFDSLGFDNIGQFFDGFDVCGFEDGEPSELPDWDLGEIGDDITGWMNEPLNIPCL from the coding sequence ATGTCAGAGCCACAGAAACGACCTGCCAATCTGAACAACATCTGCAAGAAGACTAAGAAACCTACAGGTCCTGTTGTAGAGTCCAAAACGATGAGGAAAGTCCGTGTAATCTGTTCAGATCCATACGCTACCGACTCATCTTCAAGCGAGAATGAGTCTGAGAGAAGCGATAGGAGGCCCAAGAAACTTAAACGATTCGTCCGCGAAATCACTCTTCCTCTTCTTGTTGAAAAACAAGCACCGAAGCCCCTTGAGACAGAGAGTTCTTCCCAGGACAGTAACGTTGAAGCCAGAGACCCCGAGAAGAAAAGGGTTTTGGCTAAAACCCCATCGATGGGTAATAGAAGACCCTCATCCTCAAAATACAGAGGGGTTAGGCAAAGGAAATGGGGCAAATGGGCGGCTGAGATTCGAGACCCGTTTAAAGGAGCAAGGATTTGGTTGGGCACTTACAATACTCCTGAAGAGGCTTCTGCGGTTTACGAGCGCAAGAGGCTCGAATTCGAAGCCGCTCTGGCTGCCATTTCCGATGCCGCCCCTGAGAAGAGCAACAACGCGTCGTCGTCTTCTGCTGCGATTTCTAAGTCAAAGAGCCACCATTTGGGTTCTTCAGATGACTCTGAGAGCGTGTTGTCACACACCTCTCCGGCTTCGGTGCTAGAGTTGGAGACCTCTGCGTCCAACACCAATGCGATTCTCACTGACGCAGTAAAAGAAGAGGGTGTTGATACTAATGCTGAGATTGATTTGGCAAGCCTTCAGATACCCGAAGATTTTGGTCTGTTTGGCGATGTTCCGTTTGAGCAAGAGCTTAGTTTTGTGCCGGAGTTCGATTCCCTCGGATTTGATAATATTGGGCAGTTTTTTGACGGCTTCGATGTTTGTGGGTTTGAGGACGGTGAACCTAGTGAGCTTCCTGACTGGGACTTAGGTGAGATTGGCGATGACATTACTGGTTGGATGAATGAACCCCTCAATATACCCTGCCTTTAA